A region from the Triticum aestivum cultivar Chinese Spring chromosome 3D, IWGSC CS RefSeq v2.1, whole genome shotgun sequence genome encodes:
- the LOC123076635 gene encoding uncharacterized protein, protein MQRDLSRPRKRVSFSNLTRKRCQTQIPREKVELIDPVRLGTEQSPPFFSFLPNSPTRNPWRRFFFLAQRRRPDAAAPSSTSSPAPPLIVAYSAAIPSSVSAGRMDRRREKVAVAPPAPPLFAAANSSSGQSAPGLWPMYTHPPDGFLSLSGSPRTPPFQPMHYPSYVPPPQQEQQESLHFVGVPSHVAFSTPPPPQPPPPVHSKRKKKHPSLLQVEVLYKKKTHVVELEDDPEPSRCAQRLNWIQQEEKRLASAWLELSTDPIEGNGNKRDKYWDDIAVQYNSLTPADRHRDVVQLKSHFQKVKRKINIFHGAYNAMCKLYTSGYGEEQLQAFALEKYEANQQSAFQHLTMWRELKDNGKWLAAMKTMNGEQDKTDITSGAIDVEDEERPPGRDTSKDERDGKRKP, encoded by the exons atgcagcgcgacTTGTCACGGCCTCggaag agagtcTCGTTCAGTAACCTCACGAGGAAACGGTGCCAGACGCAGATACCTAGGGAAAAGGTTGAGTTAATCGATCCCGTGCGGCTGGGTACCGAGCAGTCGCCTCCTTTTTTCTCGTTCCTCCCCAACTCCCCCACGCGCAACCCCTGgcgccgcttcttcttcctcgcccagCGCCGTCGCCCCGATGCAGCCGCTCCATCCTCCACCagcagccccgcgccgccgctgaTCGTCGCCTACAGCGCCGCCATACCATCCTCAGTTTCAGCCGGCCGCATGGACCGTCGCCGGGAGAAGGTCGCAGTGGCACCACCGGCTCCGCCTCTGTTCGCAGCCGCCAACAGCTCCTCCGGTCAGTCAGCACCTGGTCTTTG GCCAATGTATACTCATCCACCTGATGGTTTTCTTAGTTTATCAGGCAGTCCACGAACCCCACCATTCCAGCCAATGCACTATCCATCTTATGTCCCGCCTCCTCAACAAGAGCAACAGGAGAGTCTCCATTTTGTCGGTGTCCCCTCACATGTTGCATtctcaacgccgccgccgccgcaaccaccgcCACCAGTTCAtagtaaaaggaaaaaaaaacatccGAGTCTGCTTCAGGTAGAGGTTCTTTACAAAAAAAAAACCCATGTTGTAGAGCTTGAAGATGATCCAGAGCCTTCAAGGTGTGCGCAGCGTCTGAATTGGATACAACAGGAAGAGAAGAGATTG GCAAGCGCTTGGTTGGAACTTTCAACTGATCCCATTGAAGGGAATGGCAACAAGAGAGATAAGTATTGGGATGACATAGCTGTTCAATATAACAGTCTCACCCCCGCAGATCGTCATAGAGATGTCGTGCAATTGAAGAGCCATTTTCAAAAGGTGAAGAGAAAGATCAACATTTTCCATGGTGCATATAATGCTATGTGTAAGCTATACACTAGTGGTTATGGTGAGGAGCAGCTACAGGCCTTCGCCTTGGAGAAATATGAAGCCAACCAACAATCAGCTTTCCAACATTTGACAATGTGGAGAGAACTTAAGGACAACGGAAAGTGGCTTGCAGCAATGAAAACAATGAATGGGGAGCAAGATAAAACAGATATAACATCTGGTGCTATTGATGTGGAAGATGAGGAGCGCCCTCCGGGTCGTGATACATCTAAGGATGAGCGTGATGGTAAACGCAAACCGTAG